A region of the Dickeya chrysanthemi NCPPB 402 genome:
AAGAAGCGGCCCGGCTGGCCGGGGTACCGGTGGTTCGCACCAAAATCATTATTTTCGGCCTGTCCGGGCTGGTTTCCGCCGCCGCCGGCATCATTCTGGCGTCGCGTATGACCAGTGGCCAGCCGATGACGTCGATCGGCTATGAATTGATTGTGATTTCGGCGTGCGTACTGGGCGGTGTGTCACTGAAAGGCGGCATCGGCAAGATATCCTATGTCGTGGCTGGGGTGTTGATTCTGGGAACGGTGGAAAACGCCATGAACTTGCTGAATATTTCGCCCTTTGCTCAATATGTGGTGCGTGGTTTGATTCTGCTGGCGGCGGTGATTTTTGACCGCTACAAGCAACTGTCGAAGAAAACGGTGTGATAACCGATGAGCGCCGGCCCTGAGCCGGCGCTACCCATAACAGACGAGAATCTCTTTTCAGGAGGCCGCATGTATCACCGTATGGCGCATGAGTCACAACCCAACCCGTTGCTGCCCGGTTATGCGTTTAACGCCTATCTGGTGGCCGGGTTGACGCCGATTCTGGCAGGTGGGCCGCTGGATTTCTTTATCGACCGTCCGGACGGCATGAAGGGGTACATCATCAACCTGACCATCAAAGGCCAGGGCAAAGTGCTGGATGGCGACGATACGTTTTTCTGCAATCCCGGCGACCTGCTGCTATTTCCCCCCCGTTCGCGGCACTACTATGGACGCGCTCCCAGCAGCGACTGTTGGTATCACCGCTGGGTCTATTTCCGGCCGCGGGCCTACTGGGCCGACTGGCTGGAATGGCACAGCAAAGGGTGCGACGTCGGGCGGCTGACGCTGTCCAGCACCGGGTTGTTGCAGGAGTTCGATAAACTGTTCGCCAATATTGAACAGACCCACCGTTCCGGCCGGCGTTTTGCCGAAGAGCTGGCGATGAACCTGCTGGAGCGCCTGCTGTTGCGCGCAATGGAGGAAGACCCGCAGAGCCCGCAACGGATTATGGACCCGCGGGTGATCGAAGCCTGTCAGTTTATTACCGGCAATCTGGCCGGTGAGCTGCGAATTGATGAGGTGGCGCGCCATGTGTGTTTGTCGCCGTCGCGGCTGGCGCATTTGTTTCGTGAGCAGGTAGGGGTGAATATCCTGCGCTGGCGCGAAGATCAACGGGTGATTCGCGCCAAATTGTTGTTGCAGACGACCCAGGAGTCGATCGCCGCCGTCGGGCGGGTGGTGGGCTATGACGATCAACTCTATTTTTCCCGCGTGTTCCGTAAACGGGTCGGCGTGAGCCCCAGCGATTTCCGCCGTCGCAACAGCGAAATCCATCATCCGGCGTTGGAAAGATCACTGGATGCCTCGGCCTGGCGGGGGGAACTGCTTGCATCACATCCGTGGATGGCAACGCCGTAACGTTTCGTGACCAGTCGTGAGCGCCGTTGGCGTTCACGGCCGATATTGAACACGGAACCGTCCGATAATTATCATTTTCCCCAGTGCTATACTAGGCTGTGTTCCGCCAGCGGTATGTTGGTGCGGGATGCGGCCTAATTGCAACAGGACTACGGGTCTGATCTTCAGGTCCGCCAATGAGGGGAAATATATGACGGATACCATCCGTGTTGGTCTATTGGGTTATGGCTATGCCAGTAAGACGTTTCATGCGCCGTTAATTGCCGCCACGTCAGGCATGAAGCTGGCGGCCGTGTCCAGCAGTGATGCCGGGAAGGTTCAGGCGGACTGGCCCTCGATGCGAGTCGAACAGGAGCCGCAGGCATTATTCAATGATCCCGATATCGATTTGATTGTTATTCCCACGCCCAATGACACCCATTTCCCGCTGGCCCGTCAGGCATTGATGGCGGGTAAACATGTGGTGGTGGATAAACCGTTCACCGTGACACTGTCACAGGCGCGTGAGTTGCGTCAACAGGCGGAGCACGTGGGTAAGCTGCTTTCCGTATTTCACAACCGGCGCTGGGACAGCGATTTTTTGACGTTGAAACATTTGCTGAAAACCGGGGCGCTGGGCGATGTGGTGTACATGGAGTCGCACTTTGATCGCTATCGGCCGGCAATCCGTCAGCGCTGGCGCGAAGACGGCGGCGAAGGGAGCGGTATTTGGTACGATCTGGCGCCG
Encoded here:
- the araC gene encoding arabinose operon transcriptional regulator AraC encodes the protein MYHRMAHESQPNPLLPGYAFNAYLVAGLTPILAGGPLDFFIDRPDGMKGYIINLTIKGQGKVLDGDDTFFCNPGDLLLFPPRSRHYYGRAPSSDCWYHRWVYFRPRAYWADWLEWHSKGCDVGRLTLSSTGLLQEFDKLFANIEQTHRSGRRFAEELAMNLLERLLLRAMEEDPQSPQRIMDPRVIEACQFITGNLAGELRIDEVARHVCLSPSRLAHLFREQVGVNILRWREDQRVIRAKLLLQTTQESIAAVGRVVGYDDQLYFSRVFRKRVGVSPSDFRRRNSEIHHPALERSLDASAWRGELLASHPWMATP
- a CDS encoding oxidoreductase, coding for MTDTIRVGLLGYGYASKTFHAPLIAATSGMKLAAVSSSDAGKVQADWPSMRVEQEPQALFNDPDIDLIVIPTPNDTHFPLARQALMAGKHVVVDKPFTVTLSQARELRQQAEHVGKLLSVFHNRRWDSDFLTLKHLLKTGALGDVVYMESHFDRYRPAIRQRWREDGGEGSGIWYDLAPHLIDQVLQLFGLPVAIQADLAQLRPGSKATDYFHATLIYPQRRIVVHGTMLAAAESARYIIHGTQGSYVKFGLDPQEDQLKAGEKPEDHDDWGQDNRDGVLTLHRDGVLAAQTVPTIPGHYPAYYAGIRDALLGKGDNPVPVEQAINVMELVELGLTSHEQKKAMTLRNS